One segment of Streptosporangium brasiliense DNA contains the following:
- a CDS encoding DUF47 domain-containing protein — protein MKRLRRVRDLMAGRMDSVLVEALIGQLEATKQGAWLAMAMIGGDMGRTDAHERMRSIEHRGDTERARLVEELSGSLVTPIDREDLFRLSRSIDDVLDSLRDFVRESHLYRVRDQQRFAPMLDQVIVGIEALESAVHGLASRPSVITHDALEAKKVGGTIRRMYQYEMARIFSDPISAETLKERELVRRLEIVGMAISEAADAIADGAMKR, from the coding sequence GTGAAGCGGCTGCGGCGGGTGCGGGATCTGATGGCGGGCCGCATGGACAGCGTACTCGTCGAGGCGCTGATCGGGCAGCTGGAGGCCACCAAACAGGGGGCCTGGCTGGCCATGGCCATGATCGGGGGTGACATGGGCCGGACCGACGCCCACGAGCGGATGCGCTCCATCGAGCACCGCGGCGACACCGAACGCGCCCGTCTGGTGGAGGAGCTGTCGGGCTCCCTGGTGACGCCGATCGACCGCGAGGACCTGTTCCGGCTGTCCCGCTCGATCGACGACGTGCTGGACTCCCTGCGCGACTTCGTCCGCGAGTCGCATCTCTACCGCGTCCGGGACCAGCAGCGCTTCGCCCCCATGCTCGACCAGGTGATCGTCGGCATCGAGGCCCTGGAGTCCGCGGTCCACGGCCTGGCGTCCCGCCCCTCGGTGATCACCCATGACGCGCTGGAGGCGAAGAAGGTCGGCGGCACCATCCGGCGCATGTACCAGTACGAGATGGCCCGCATCTTCTCCGACCCGATCAGCGCCGAGACCCTGAAGGAGCGCGAGCTGGTCCGGCGCCTGGAGATCGTCGGCATGGCGATCAGTGAGGCCGCCGACGCCATCGCCGACGGCGCGATGAAACGCTGA
- a CDS encoding prolyl oligopeptidase family serine peptidase: MTRQPYPPASRDALVDDLHGTPVPDPYRWLEDPDDPATTTWLAEEEKLFAAEMGALAGREAFKTRIAELLRSGSVGAPVWRGERRFFMRRTPEQEHAVLYTVDPDGTERALLDPTALDPTGLTTLDSWQPDKEGRLLAYQISVGGDEESSLYLMDVATGARIEGPIDRCRYSPVAWLPGGKAFYYVRRLPSTEVPDGEEQFHRRVYLHQVGTSTEDDVLIFGAGMEKTNYYGVAVSRDGRWLQISASRGTAPRNDLWVADLSASSPEAPDLVVVQEDVDAQTALSFGRDGRLYVFTDRDAPRGRICVTDPTAPQYEHWRDLIPQDPEAVLSDFAILDDLDRPVMLVGWTRHAISEISVHDLVAGERVGQVPTPGLGTIGGISERPEGGHEAWFGYTDNTTPPTIQRYDARTGETSLWASSPGAVEVPAVDTEQVTYRSADGTEVHMLVISKPGVEGPRPTILYGYGGFGISMTPGYSASILTWVEAGGAYAIAQLRGGGEQGEEWHRAGMLANKQNVYDDLHAAAEHLIATGVTTASQLAISGGSNGGLLVGAALTQRPDLYAAVACSAPLLDMVRYELFGLGATWNVEYGSAEKPDEFAWLYAYSPYHHVREGVSYPATLFTVFQSDTRVHPLHAWKMCAALQHAQSSDRPILLRNETEVGHGARAVSKTVELAADQLTFLAHHTGLTA; the protein is encoded by the coding sequence ATGACGCGACAGCCATACCCTCCTGCCAGCCGTGACGCCCTCGTCGACGACCTGCACGGCACCCCCGTCCCCGACCCCTACCGATGGCTGGAGGACCCCGACGATCCGGCCACCACGACGTGGCTGGCGGAGGAGGAGAAGCTCTTCGCGGCCGAGATGGGGGCGCTCGCCGGACGAGAGGCGTTCAAGACGCGGATCGCCGAGCTGCTCAGGTCCGGCTCGGTCGGCGCACCGGTCTGGCGCGGGGAGCGCCGCTTCTTCATGCGGCGGACCCCGGAGCAGGAGCACGCGGTGCTCTACACCGTCGACCCCGACGGCACCGAGCGGGCGCTGCTGGACCCGACGGCGCTCGACCCCACCGGCCTCACCACGCTCGACTCGTGGCAGCCCGACAAGGAGGGGCGCCTGCTCGCCTACCAGATCTCGGTGGGCGGCGACGAGGAGTCGAGCCTCTACCTCATGGACGTCGCGACGGGCGCCCGGATCGAGGGTCCGATCGACCGGTGCCGCTACTCCCCCGTGGCCTGGCTGCCCGGCGGGAAGGCCTTCTACTACGTGCGCAGGCTCCCCTCCACCGAGGTGCCCGACGGTGAGGAGCAGTTCCACCGCCGCGTATACCTGCACCAGGTCGGCACCTCCACCGAGGACGACGTCCTGATCTTCGGTGCCGGCATGGAGAAGACCAACTACTACGGTGTCGCGGTCTCCCGCGACGGCCGCTGGCTGCAGATCTCCGCCTCCCGCGGCACGGCGCCGCGCAACGACCTGTGGGTGGCCGACCTGTCGGCCTCCTCCCCCGAGGCGCCGGACCTCGTCGTCGTCCAGGAGGACGTCGACGCCCAGACCGCCCTGAGCTTCGGCCGCGACGGCAGGCTCTACGTGTTCACCGACCGCGACGCCCCGCGCGGGCGGATCTGCGTGACCGACCCCACCGCCCCCCAGTACGAACACTGGCGCGACCTGATCCCGCAGGACCCGGAGGCCGTGCTGTCGGACTTCGCGATCCTCGACGATCTGGACCGGCCGGTCATGCTGGTCGGCTGGACCCGCCACGCGATCAGTGAGATCTCCGTCCACGACCTGGTCGCGGGCGAGCGCGTGGGGCAGGTGCCGACGCCCGGCCTGGGCACCATCGGCGGCATCAGCGAGCGCCCCGAGGGCGGCCACGAGGCGTGGTTCGGCTACACCGACAACACCACGCCGCCGACCATCCAGCGCTACGACGCCCGCACCGGCGAGACCAGCCTCTGGGCCTCCTCCCCGGGCGCCGTCGAGGTGCCCGCCGTCGACACCGAGCAGGTGACCTACCGCTCGGCCGACGGCACCGAGGTCCACATGCTGGTGATCTCCAAGCCCGGCGTCGAGGGGCCGCGCCCGACCATCCTGTACGGCTACGGCGGCTTCGGCATCTCGATGACCCCCGGCTACTCGGCGTCGATCCTGACCTGGGTCGAGGCGGGCGGCGCCTACGCCATCGCCCAGCTGCGCGGCGGCGGCGAGCAGGGCGAGGAGTGGCACCGGGCGGGGATGCTCGCCAACAAGCAGAACGTCTACGACGACCTGCACGCGGCGGCCGAGCACCTGATCGCCACCGGCGTCACCACCGCCTCCCAGCTGGCCATCTCCGGCGGCTCCAACGGCGGCCTCCTGGTCGGCGCGGCCCTGACCCAGCGCCCTGACCTGTACGCCGCCGTCGCCTGCTCGGCCCCGCTGCTCGACATGGTCCGCTACGAGCTGTTCGGCCTCGGCGCGACCTGGAACGTCGAGTACGGCTCGGCCGAGAAGCCCGACGAGTTCGCGTGGCTGTACGCCTACTCGCCCTACCACCACGTCCGCGAGGGCGTGTCCTACCCGGCGACGCTGTTCACCGTCTTCCAGTCCGACACCCGGGTCCACCCGCTGCACGCCTGGAAGATGTGCGCCGCCCTCCAGCACGCCCAGTCCTCCGACCGGCCGATCCTGCTCCGCAACGAGACCGAGGTGGGCCACGGCGCCCGCGCGGTGAGCAAGACCGTCGAGCTCGCCGCCGACCAGCTCACCTTCCTCGCCCACCACACGGGCCTGACGGCGTAG
- a CDS encoding GNAT family N-acetyltransferase: MRLRRYRWSDLESVWALHQICLAQVGLAPGDGVYYEDDFPQINEIYIADRGEFLVGEVPGGRVIAMGGLRRVDDRTVEMCRLRVHPEFQRRGLGARMVEALEKRAIELGYVRLRGDTTMNQPAAIELYRKYGWREIGREERGGCIVLYGEKDLVEVMSQLAPFK; the protein is encoded by the coding sequence ATGAGGCTCCGGCGCTATCGCTGGTCCGACCTGGAGTCCGTCTGGGCACTGCATCAGATCTGTCTCGCTCAGGTAGGTCTCGCGCCGGGGGACGGCGTCTACTACGAGGACGACTTCCCGCAGATCAACGAGATCTACATCGCCGACCGGGGGGAGTTCCTGGTGGGTGAGGTCCCCGGTGGACGCGTCATCGCGATGGGCGGGCTCCGCCGTGTCGACGACCGGACGGTGGAGATGTGCCGCCTGCGGGTCCATCCGGAGTTTCAGCGGCGGGGGCTCGGCGCCCGGATGGTCGAGGCGCTGGAGAAGCGGGCGATCGAGCTGGGCTACGTGCGCCTGCGCGGGGACACCACAATGAACCAGCCGGCCGCCATCGAGCTCTACCGCAAGTATGGCTGGCGGGAGATCGGACGGGAAGAGCGCGGGGGGTGCATCGTGCTTTATGGGGAAAAAGATCTCGTTGAGGTCATGTCGCAGCTTGCTCCATTTAAGTGA
- a CDS encoding NUDIX hydrolase yields the protein MSDSQTDGDGLRTDGSPVSDRAAARVVCVDGDGRVLLLHWHDPVSGRTLWEPPGGGMDPGETPLEAARRELTEETGLPGEAVLDLWVPVPREFDWLGTHYAKTERFYLARFEGTPAVAPGAFTAEESDTFLGSGWFSPAELAGLPDPLEPPDLVEVVSRITRLG from the coding sequence ATGAGCGACTCTCAGACGGACGGGGACGGCTTGCGGACGGACGGCTCCCCGGTGAGCGACCGGGCCGCGGCACGGGTGGTCTGCGTGGACGGCGACGGCCGCGTGCTGCTGCTGCACTGGCATGACCCGGTCAGCGGCAGGACCCTGTGGGAACCGCCGGGCGGCGGGATGGATCCGGGTGAGACGCCCCTGGAGGCGGCGCGGCGGGAGCTGACCGAGGAGACCGGGCTGCCGGGCGAGGCGGTGCTGGACCTCTGGGTGCCGGTGCCCCGGGAGTTCGACTGGCTCGGCACCCACTACGCCAAGACCGAGCGGTTCTACCTGGCGAGGTTCGAGGGCACTCCCGCGGTGGCCCCCGGCGCGTTCACCGCCGAGGAGAGCGACACCTTTCTGGGCTCCGGCTGGTTCTCCCCGGCGGAGCTGGCCGGGCTCCCCGACCCGCTGGAACCGCCGGACCTGGTGGAGGTCGTCTCCCGGATCACCCGGCTGGGCTGA
- a CDS encoding HNH endonuclease: protein MRQVLLLNATYEPLTTLSLHRAVVLVLREKADVVHRDGRGAVFRSASRTLDVPSVIRLRRYVRIPYRSRIPLTRTALMRRDDYRCAYCGQRAETIDHVIPRSRGGPHTWENCVASCTSCNHRKADRMLEELGWTLSVVPVVPRGVHWRLIGAHSVGDPLWAPYLAESAA, encoded by the coding sequence ATGCGCCAAGTCCTGCTGTTGAACGCCACCTACGAACCCCTGACCACTCTCTCCCTGCACCGCGCGGTCGTGCTCGTGCTCAGGGAGAAGGCGGACGTCGTGCACCGCGACGGGCGGGGCGCCGTGTTCCGCTCGGCGAGCCGCACGCTCGACGTCCCGTCGGTGATCAGGCTTCGCCGATATGTCCGTATCCCCTACCGGTCACGGATCCCGCTGACCCGGACCGCGCTGATGCGCCGGGACGACTACCGGTGCGCCTACTGCGGCCAGCGGGCCGAGACCATCGACCACGTGATCCCGCGCTCGCGGGGCGGCCCGCACACGTGGGAGAACTGCGTGGCCTCGTGCACCTCGTGCAACCACCGCAAGGCCGACCGGATGCTGGAGGAGCTGGGATGGACGCTGAGCGTCGTCCCGGTGGTGCCACGGGGCGTCCACTGGCGGTTGATCGGCGCGCACAGCGTCGGCGACCCCCTGTGGGCGCCCTACCTCGCGGAGAGCGCGGCCTGA
- a CDS encoding tetratricopeptide repeat protein, protein MREHLWLTGSFPGDRTDPSALVVHGHRRSRGPYTVGGAILREVVPEVLERAPAQVAAHDIEIRSVAPDLRDRVAARRQGVDAHIDDDERILVPAPRRTLRLANGVAEFLSACLRGSRTLVVTDVHEADPTDLELLAVLVRRLDPALLTMVLCSGQAPPPWFRGRVAGSGGPVPARVSAGPDGMPPDAVAAAHVASECTDEWSRAAYEALDPAERALLHDLRADELEAAGEFSARLGAVPFHREHGSDPRGRGAGALWTAVDHCVREGFLDAVAELGRRGSRLAEPGSDLWWRFIQRTATALGALSRQEEARDLYERARRGSQDPAVHAASAYGTAMLDARHPDPAQRDLGRATGWINQAVAISTLLPDRGERAFKLGFDRNGQALVETRLGRPRQALALVESAIELAQEDLPPGRHPVHRMVLHANRGRLLAELGRAKEALEEYSAAIALDPFFADHYLERGNLLFRLGLTDEALADYEAAIRVSPPLPEAYYNRAELRLALGDLEGGRADLDHVLELDPDYLDAYINRAGVRAVLGLEAEARADVAAGLALMPGNPHLLTVKGQLDTASGRFEEAARAFDTALESAPALGAAWANRGILRYETGDAEGAVTDLSRAIEIEESPELYFNRATALQALGREQAAQEDLRHALDLDPDDPAIREALGL, encoded by the coding sequence GTGAGGGAGCATCTCTGGCTGACCGGGTCGTTCCCCGGTGACCGCACGGATCCGTCGGCCCTCGTGGTACACGGGCACCGGCGGTCGCGGGGCCCCTACACGGTCGGCGGCGCGATCCTGCGCGAGGTCGTCCCCGAGGTCCTGGAGAGGGCTCCGGCGCAGGTCGCGGCCCACGACATCGAGATCCGCAGCGTGGCCCCCGATCTCCGGGATCGGGTGGCCGCGCGACGGCAGGGCGTGGACGCGCACATCGATGACGACGAGCGGATTCTCGTGCCCGCGCCCCGTCGCACCCTGCGGCTCGCCAACGGGGTGGCGGAGTTCCTCAGCGCCTGCCTGCGCGGGTCCCGCACGCTGGTCGTGACGGACGTCCACGAGGCCGACCCGACCGACCTCGAACTGCTCGCGGTGCTGGTCAGGCGGTTGGATCCCGCGCTGCTGACGATGGTGCTCTGTTCGGGACAGGCGCCACCGCCCTGGTTCCGCGGCCGGGTGGCGGGCTCCGGCGGACCGGTGCCCGCCCGGGTGTCCGCGGGCCCGGACGGGATGCCGCCGGATGCCGTCGCCGCCGCCCACGTGGCCTCCGAGTGCACCGACGAGTGGTCGCGGGCCGCCTACGAGGCGCTGGACCCGGCGGAGCGGGCCCTGCTGCACGACCTGCGGGCCGACGAGCTGGAGGCCGCGGGTGAGTTCTCCGCGCGCCTGGGCGCCGTCCCCTTCCACCGTGAGCACGGCTCCGACCCCCGCGGACGCGGGGCCGGGGCGCTCTGGACCGCCGTCGACCACTGTGTCAGGGAGGGTTTCCTGGACGCGGTGGCCGAGCTGGGGCGGCGCGGATCGCGGCTGGCCGAGCCCGGCTCGGACCTGTGGTGGCGCTTCATCCAGCGTACGGCCACCGCCCTGGGGGCCCTGTCCCGCCAGGAGGAGGCCCGTGACCTCTACGAGCGTGCCCGCCGCGGCAGCCAGGACCCCGCGGTGCACGCGGCCTCGGCCTACGGCACGGCCATGCTCGACGCCCGCCATCCCGACCCGGCCCAGCGGGACCTGGGGCGCGCGACGGGCTGGATCAACCAGGCCGTCGCCATCTCCACCCTGCTGCCCGACCGGGGTGAGCGGGCCTTCAAGCTGGGGTTCGACCGCAACGGCCAGGCTCTCGTCGAGACGCGCCTGGGCCGGCCGCGTCAGGCGCTGGCACTGGTCGAGTCGGCCATCGAGCTGGCACAGGAGGATCTGCCGCCGGGACGGCACCCGGTGCACCGGATGGTGCTGCACGCCAACCGCGGCCGACTCCTGGCGGAGCTGGGCCGTGCCAAGGAGGCGCTGGAGGAGTACTCGGCGGCGATCGCCCTCGACCCGTTCTTCGCCGACCACTACCTGGAGCGGGGCAACCTCCTGTTCCGGCTCGGGCTGACCGATGAGGCGCTGGCCGACTACGAGGCCGCCATCCGGGTGAGCCCGCCCCTGCCCGAGGCGTACTACAACCGGGCCGAGCTCCGGCTCGCGCTGGGGGACCTGGAGGGAGGTCGGGCCGACCTCGACCACGTGCTGGAGCTGGACCCGGACTACCTGGACGCCTACATCAACCGGGCGGGCGTGCGGGCGGTGCTCGGACTGGAGGCCGAGGCGCGGGCCGACGTCGCGGCCGGGCTGGCGCTCATGCCGGGCAATCCCCACCTGCTGACCGTGAAGGGGCAGCTCGACACCGCGTCCGGGCGGTTCGAGGAGGCCGCGCGGGCCTTCGACACCGCCCTGGAGAGCGCCCCCGCCCTCGGCGCCGCCTGGGCCAACCGGGGCATCCTCCGCTACGAGACCGGTGATGCCGAGGGCGCGGTGACCGATCTGTCCAGGGCCATCGAGATCGAGGAGAGCCCGGAGCTGTACTTCAACCGGGCGACCGCCCTCCAGGCCCTGGGCAGGGAACAGGCGGCGCAGGAGGATCTGCGCCATGCCCTCGACCTCGACCCCGACGACCCGGCCATCCGTGAGGCCCTCGGGCTCTAA
- a CDS encoding XRE family transcriptional regulator yields the protein MSGRQHRETELARQIRARGLAAGREPAQIAEEIHDRCGPQFGTTRIKGHRLAHGVALADVIEQIRALFERDGKSAPGIGETLLSAYESGLKRPGPEYLHYLCSAYRVEPASLGYDGPCICGHGHKMPGTGRGDLQDGRPDTSPGPRELSIKPTGGDPSADGGEEDENVLRRTLLQLLAGTGVALDGQVLGSVENIRRRMDETLVSATVSPAMLDQWEEATIGFGRQYMNTPPLRLLCDVLLEFSAVRKAMERRQPVDLQERLCRMAAQLAGLSGMIMVNLGDHRMARSFFRTGRTAADDTGDRALRAWVLAREALVPLYYGDPREALNLARKSRDLAGQTPCAAQAMAPVFEARALAMMSGAGKKDVVDQAKRALSRARAAFSQMTAADQDDATFGYTERQLYFHQGDALVKLGQAMEADLILEQALTKYGPGDWLDPTIIKFDRATCKLLEGELEEALVIAKTALAGLGEGCRPDILMQRAHEVARAAEARAPGHPALKDYLETLRATPAVDPVADAAT from the coding sequence ATGTCCGGCAGGCAGCACAGGGAGACGGAGTTGGCGCGGCAGATCCGGGCCAGAGGTCTGGCGGCGGGGCGCGAGCCGGCTCAGATCGCCGAGGAGATCCACGACAGGTGCGGTCCCCAGTTCGGGACCACGCGGATCAAGGGTCATCGCCTCGCGCACGGTGTCGCTCTCGCCGACGTGATCGAACAGATACGGGCGCTGTTCGAACGCGACGGCAAGTCGGCGCCGGGTATCGGAGAGACGCTCCTGTCCGCCTATGAGAGCGGGCTGAAGCGTCCGGGGCCCGAATACCTCCACTACCTGTGTTCCGCCTACCGGGTCGAGCCGGCCTCCCTCGGATACGACGGTCCGTGCATCTGCGGCCACGGCCACAAGATGCCCGGCACCGGCCGAGGTGATCTCCAGGATGGAAGACCCGACACTTCCCCTGGTCCGCGCGAGCTGTCGATCAAGCCGACCGGTGGCGACCCTTCCGCGGACGGGGGCGAGGAGGACGAGAACGTGCTACGGAGGACGCTTTTGCAGCTCCTGGCCGGCACCGGCGTGGCGCTGGACGGACAGGTGCTTGGATCTGTGGAGAACATCCGCAGGAGGATGGACGAGACCCTGGTTTCGGCCACCGTTTCGCCTGCGATGCTCGACCAGTGGGAGGAAGCCACCATCGGCTTCGGCCGGCAGTACATGAACACACCGCCGCTGCGGCTGCTGTGCGACGTGCTGCTGGAGTTCAGCGCCGTGCGCAAGGCCATGGAGCGGCGCCAGCCGGTGGACCTGCAGGAACGGCTGTGCCGGATGGCGGCGCAGCTCGCCGGGCTCAGCGGCATGATCATGGTGAACCTCGGCGACCACAGGATGGCCCGGTCCTTCTTCAGGACCGGCCGGACGGCCGCCGACGACACCGGGGACCGCGCGCTCCGCGCCTGGGTCCTGGCCAGGGAGGCCCTGGTCCCGCTCTACTACGGGGATCCGCGCGAGGCCCTCAACCTCGCCAGGAAGAGCCGGGACCTGGCCGGTCAGACGCCGTGCGCCGCCCAGGCGATGGCCCCGGTCTTCGAGGCCCGCGCGCTGGCGATGATGTCGGGGGCGGGCAAGAAGGACGTGGTCGACCAGGCCAAGCGGGCGCTGTCGCGGGCCAGGGCGGCCTTCTCCCAGATGACGGCGGCCGACCAGGACGACGCGACCTTCGGCTACACCGAGCGTCAGCTCTACTTCCACCAGGGTGACGCGCTGGTGAAGCTGGGGCAGGCGATGGAGGCCGATCTCATCCTGGAGCAGGCCCTCACCAAATACGGCCCGGGAGACTGGCTCGATCCCACGATCATCAAGTTCGACCGGGCCACCTGCAAGCTCCTCGAAGGCGAGTTGGAGGAGGCGCTGGTGATAGCCAAGACGGCGCTCGCGGGGCTGGGCGAGGGCTGCCGGCCCGACATCCTCATGCAGCGCGCCCACGAGGTGGCCAGGGCGGCGGAGGCCAGGGCCCCCGGCCACCCCGCGCTCAAGGACTACCTTGAGACGTTGCGCGCCACACCGGCGGTGGACCCCGTCGCGGACGCCGCTACATGA
- the purU gene encoding formyltetrahydrofolate deformylase → MSSAAQYVLTLSCPDRPGVVAAVSGLLAARGCNITESQQFGDPVSERFFMRVQFVSPLSHADLRTAFTALAPELGMEFRLRDLAVKPRVLVLVSKFGHCLNDLLYRTRSGLLDIEIVGVASNHPDLRPLTQSYGIDYHHLPVTPETKSRQEAEILSLVDHYQADLVVLARYMQVLSEDLCVKLAGNVINIHHSFLPSFKGAKPYHQAHSRGVKLIGATAHYVTADLDEGPIIEQEVARVNHTHSAEDLAAIGRDVECQALARAVRWHAEQRVLLDGHRTIVFPR, encoded by the coding sequence ATGAGCTCCGCCGCCCAGTACGTGCTGACGTTGTCCTGCCCGGACCGGCCCGGCGTGGTGGCCGCGGTCTCCGGTCTCCTGGCCGCGCGGGGCTGCAACATCACCGAGAGCCAGCAGTTCGGGGACCCCGTCTCCGAGCGCTTCTTCATGCGGGTACAGTTCGTCTCCCCGCTCTCCCACGCCGATCTCCGCACGGCCTTCACCGCGCTCGCCCCCGAGCTCGGCATGGAGTTCAGGCTGCGCGACCTGGCCGTCAAGCCGCGCGTGCTGGTGCTGGTCAGCAAGTTCGGGCACTGCCTCAACGACCTGCTCTACCGCACGCGCTCCGGCCTGCTCGACATCGAGATCGTCGGGGTGGCCTCCAACCACCCCGACCTGCGCCCGCTGACCCAGTCCTACGGCATCGACTATCACCACCTGCCGGTCACCCCCGAGACCAAGTCCCGCCAGGAGGCGGAGATCCTGAGCCTGGTCGACCACTACCAGGCCGACCTGGTGGTGCTCGCGCGCTACATGCAGGTGCTGTCGGAGGACCTCTGCGTCAAGCTTGCCGGCAACGTGATCAACATCCACCACTCGTTCCTGCCGTCGTTCAAGGGGGCCAAGCCGTATCACCAGGCCCACTCCCGAGGGGTGAAGCTGATCGGCGCGACCGCCCACTACGTGACCGCCGACCTCGACGAGGGGCCGATCATCGAGCAGGAGGTCGCCCGGGTCAACCACACCCACTCCGCGGAGGACCTGGCCGCCATCGGCCGCGACGTCGAGTGCCAGGCCCTCGCCCGCGCCGTACGGTGGCACGCCGAGCAGCGGGTGCTCCTCGACGGCCACCGGACCATCGTCTTCCCGCGCTAG
- a CDS encoding inorganic phosphate transporter has product MSLVALTSLAGLFAVVTGVNDGGALLAIGLKIPSIPPATGVIMMMVTVALMPLVTYQVAKTFTTRLTSMEGPYGQITLTVAVLAALAVVAALNNQGLPTSLTLAIVGALTGARLGWDLPVSGGAVLFVLAVAMAAPFVGGLLAVLTIRLLVRLAHGRTLRQWHRAGFTLQCLAYAANDGQKMLAVFMLTLGLSSPPFPVCLAVAALFGIGALYGLPRAGRTLSRGIIASRPLHGVTAELASGAAVIGCSAIGAPVSMTQTIAGALIGAGMAESAGRVRWHAATKIVLAWMLTLPVSGLLAAAAALILRRVIV; this is encoded by the coding sequence GTGAGCCTGGTCGCCCTGACGTCGCTCGCCGGACTCTTCGCGGTCGTCACCGGGGTCAACGACGGCGGCGCGCTCCTGGCGATCGGGCTGAAGATCCCCAGCATCCCGCCGGCGACCGGCGTGATCATGATGATGGTCACGGTCGCGCTGATGCCCCTGGTGACCTACCAGGTCGCCAAGACCTTCACCACCAGGCTGACGAGCATGGAAGGCCCCTACGGCCAGATCACGTTGACCGTCGCCGTACTGGCCGCGCTGGCCGTCGTCGCGGCCCTCAACAACCAGGGGCTGCCCACCAGCCTGACCCTCGCCATCGTGGGCGCCCTCACCGGTGCGCGCCTGGGCTGGGATCTGCCCGTCTCGGGCGGCGCCGTGCTGTTCGTGCTCGCGGTCGCGATGGCCGCCCCGTTCGTCGGAGGGCTGCTGGCGGTCCTGACGATCCGGCTGCTCGTACGGCTGGCGCACGGCCGCACGCTGCGGCAGTGGCACCGGGCCGGGTTCACCCTGCAGTGCCTGGCCTACGCGGCCAACGACGGCCAGAAGATGCTGGCCGTCTTCATGCTCACCCTCGGCCTCTCCAGCCCTCCGTTCCCCGTCTGCCTGGCCGTGGCGGCGCTGTTCGGGATCGGCGCCCTGTACGGCCTGCCGCGTGCCGGCCGTACGCTCAGCCGGGGGATCATCGCCTCGCGCCCGCTGCACGGCGTGACCGCCGAGCTGGCCAGCGGTGCCGCCGTGATCGGCTGCTCGGCGATCGGCGCACCGGTGAGCATGACCCAGACGATCGCCGGCGCCCTCATCGGGGCCGGGATGGCCGAGAGCGCCGGCCGGGTGCGCTGGCACGCCGCCACGAAGATCGTCTTAGCCTGGATGCTGACGCTGCCGGTGAGCGGGCTGCTCGCCGCGGCGGCGGCGCTCATCCTCCGGAGGGTGATCGTGTGA
- a CDS encoding helix-turn-helix domain-containing protein yields MDNHNLLGEFLRARREVTAPEQVGLPHSGLRRTPGLRREEVAMFAGVSTDYYIRLEQGRERHPSEQVLDALARALDLDPDAAAHLHGLAHPGPRRRTADGAERVSPDLLRLIWSWPYTPALVISRRMDVLAANPLATALYEGWEHADNLLRMVFLAPAAHEFYREFGLDWEQVARSKVAHLRAAAGADLDDPQLTELVDELSSQSADFRRLWARHDVSPVPHAAMPLRHREAGDLILTCEVFDVNSAPGQQLVTIDVEPAGAAERALVLLGGDVTPSGREALGHALQAAHR; encoded by the coding sequence ATGGACAATCACAATCTTCTGGGTGAGTTCCTGCGCGCTCGACGCGAGGTCACCGCCCCCGAGCAGGTAGGACTGCCGCACTCCGGTCTCCGCCGGACTCCGGGACTGCGCCGGGAGGAGGTGGCGATGTTCGCCGGGGTCAGCACCGACTACTACATCCGTCTGGAGCAGGGGCGCGAACGCCATCCGTCCGAGCAGGTGCTCGACGCCCTGGCACGGGCGCTGGACCTCGACCCCGACGCCGCGGCGCACCTGCACGGACTCGCTCATCCCGGGCCACGGCGCAGGACGGCCGACGGGGCGGAACGGGTCAGCCCGGACCTGCTGCGGCTGATCTGGAGCTGGCCGTACACCCCGGCGCTGGTGATCAGCCGCCGGATGGACGTGCTGGCCGCGAACCCGCTGGCCACCGCCCTCTACGAGGGGTGGGAGCACGCGGACAACCTACTGCGGATGGTCTTTCTGGCCCCCGCCGCGCACGAGTTCTACCGTGAGTTCGGCCTGGACTGGGAGCAGGTCGCCCGCTCCAAGGTGGCGCACCTGCGCGCCGCCGCAGGGGCGGACCTCGACGATCCTCAGCTGACCGAGCTGGTCGACGAGCTCTCCTCCCAGAGCGCGGATTTCCGCCGATTATGGGCGCGGCACGACGTGTCCCCCGTACCGCACGCGGCCATGCCCCTCCGCCACCGCGAGGCCGGCGACCTGATCCTCACCTGCGAGGTGTTCGACGTCAACAGCGCTCCCGGCCAGCAGCTGGTCACCATTGACGTCGAGCCCGCCGGCGCCGCCGAGCGGGCCCTGGTCCTGCTCGGCGGGGACGTGACGCCGTCCGGCCGGGAAGCCCTCGGCCACGCGCTGCAAGCGGCTCACCGCTGA